From a region of the Babylonia areolata isolate BAREFJ2019XMU chromosome 21, ASM4173473v1, whole genome shotgun sequence genome:
- the LOC143296093 gene encoding uncharacterized protein LOC143296093 isoform X2, whose protein sequence is MNTPHTHPHSLQISTDNSQQQSSEADVKSGDCAVDKSPGEPVFYLELDDRDTSSLSGDDASAQSSKTKVSNRSNFNIGNDCGRHKNTAQWTFDEAASFSLGSNFDNQQARHGDNMTGANAHGPSNEHAVTSAQASQGCLKTPPRSAVPVVERANSSPLSTVCRQTHCNTMIVRCQVNSHDLPVMQLSSSCPAAFSPRWTRVVTPQEPRSSRRRRKRRHTVASAMHMAADQRHLHCDTDHSLQHDVSVFQQGGAERRRERSMSDSELQHLLMREVGRELRKMSDDFHFLKTGERLTTVTESESEDSDDDI, encoded by the exons atgaataccccacacacacatccacattcacTCCAAATAAGTACCGATAACTCTCAGCAACAATCCTCCGAAGCAGACGTGAAATCTGGCGACTGCGCCGTCGACAAATCCCCCGGAGAACCAGTCTTCTATCTGGAACTCGACGATAGGGACACAAGCTCTCTCAGCGGAGACGACGCATCAGCACAGTCCTCCAAGACAAAAGTTTCAAACAGGAGCAATTTCAACATAGGAAACGATTGCGGCAGACACAAGAACACTGCGCAATGGACGTTTGACGAAGCAGCCTCGTTCTCTCTTGGATCTAATTTTGACAATCAGCAAGCAAGACACGGAGACAATATGACTGGAGCTAACGCACACGGACCAAGTAATGAACACGCAGTCACTAGTGCTCAGGCATCACAAGGGTGTTTGAAGACTCCGCCAAGGTCAGCAGTGCCTGTGGTCGAGAGAGCCAATTCTTCTCCCTTGAGTACAGTGTGCAGACAGACGCATTGCAACACTATGATAGTTCGGTGCCAGGTGAATTCCCACGACCTGCCTGTCATGCAGCTGTCCTCGTCGTGTCCCGCTGCCTTCAGTCCCCGATGGACCAGGGTAGTCACGCCTCAAGAACCCAGGTCGTCTCGGCGAA GAAGGAAACGGAGACACACGGTGGCCTCAGCCATGCACATGGCGGCCGACCAGCGACACCTgcactgtgacactgaccactCGCTGCAGCACGACGTGTCGGTCTTCCAGCAGGGGGGTGCAGAGCGGAGGAGGGAGCGGTCCATGTCTGACTCCGAGCTGCAGCACCTGTTGATGAGGGAGGTGGGCCGAGAGCTCAGGAAGATGAGCGACGACTTCCACTTCCTGAAGACTGGCGAGAGGCTG ACGACAGTGACAGAATCAGAAAGCGAGGACTCGGACGACGACATATAG
- the LOC143296093 gene encoding uncharacterized protein LOC143296093 isoform X3 — MTGANAHGPSNEHAVTSAQASQGCLKTPPRSAVPVVERANSSPLSTVCRQTHCNTMIVRCQVNSHDLPVMQLSSSCPAAFSPRWTRVVTPQEPRSSRRSKAGSHASGRKRRHTVASAMHMAADQRHLHCDTDHSLQHDVSVFQQGGAERRRERSMSDSELQHLLMREVGRELRKMSDDFHFLKTGERLTTVTESESEDSDDDI, encoded by the exons ATGACTGGAGCTAACGCACACGGACCAAGTAATGAACACGCAGTCACTAGTGCTCAGGCATCACAAGGGTGTTTGAAGACTCCGCCAAGGTCAGCAGTGCCTGTGGTCGAGAGAGCCAATTCTTCTCCCTTGAGTACAGTGTGCAGACAGACGCATTGCAACACTATGATAGTTCGGTGCCAGGTGAATTCCCACGACCTGCCTGTCATGCAGCTGTCCTCGTCGTGTCCCGCTGCCTTCAGTCCCCGATGGACCAGGGTAGTCACGCCTCAAGAACCCAGGTCGTCTCGGCGAAGTAAGGCTGGTTCACATGCCTCGG GAAGGAAACGGAGACACACGGTGGCCTCAGCCATGCACATGGCGGCCGACCAGCGACACCTgcactgtgacactgaccactCGCTGCAGCACGACGTGTCGGTCTTCCAGCAGGGGGGTGCAGAGCGGAGGAGGGAGCGGTCCATGTCTGACTCCGAGCTGCAGCACCTGTTGATGAGGGAGGTGGGCCGAGAGCTCAGGAAGATGAGCGACGACTTCCACTTCCTGAAGACTGGCGAGAGGCTG ACGACAGTGACAGAATCAGAAAGCGAGGACTCGGACGACGACATATAG
- the LOC143296093 gene encoding uncharacterized protein LOC143296093 isoform X1 has translation MNTPHTHPHSLQISTDNSQQQSSEADVKSGDCAVDKSPGEPVFYLELDDRDTSSLSGDDASAQSSKTKVSNRSNFNIGNDCGRHKNTAQWTFDEAASFSLGSNFDNQQARHGDNMTGANAHGPSNEHAVTSAQASQGCLKTPPRSAVPVVERANSSPLSTVCRQTHCNTMIVRCQVNSHDLPVMQLSSSCPAAFSPRWTRVVTPQEPRSSRRSKAGSHASGRKRRHTVASAMHMAADQRHLHCDTDHSLQHDVSVFQQGGAERRRERSMSDSELQHLLMREVGRELRKMSDDFHFLKTGERLTTVTESESEDSDDDI, from the exons atgaataccccacacacacatccacattcacTCCAAATAAGTACCGATAACTCTCAGCAACAATCCTCCGAAGCAGACGTGAAATCTGGCGACTGCGCCGTCGACAAATCCCCCGGAGAACCAGTCTTCTATCTGGAACTCGACGATAGGGACACAAGCTCTCTCAGCGGAGACGACGCATCAGCACAGTCCTCCAAGACAAAAGTTTCAAACAGGAGCAATTTCAACATAGGAAACGATTGCGGCAGACACAAGAACACTGCGCAATGGACGTTTGACGAAGCAGCCTCGTTCTCTCTTGGATCTAATTTTGACAATCAGCAAGCAAGACACGGAGACAATATGACTGGAGCTAACGCACACGGACCAAGTAATGAACACGCAGTCACTAGTGCTCAGGCATCACAAGGGTGTTTGAAGACTCCGCCAAGGTCAGCAGTGCCTGTGGTCGAGAGAGCCAATTCTTCTCCCTTGAGTACAGTGTGCAGACAGACGCATTGCAACACTATGATAGTTCGGTGCCAGGTGAATTCCCACGACCTGCCTGTCATGCAGCTGTCCTCGTCGTGTCCCGCTGCCTTCAGTCCCCGATGGACCAGGGTAGTCACGCCTCAAGAACCCAGGTCGTCTCGGCGAAGTAAGGCTGGTTCACATGCCTCGG GAAGGAAACGGAGACACACGGTGGCCTCAGCCATGCACATGGCGGCCGACCAGCGACACCTgcactgtgacactgaccactCGCTGCAGCACGACGTGTCGGTCTTCCAGCAGGGGGGTGCAGAGCGGAGGAGGGAGCGGTCCATGTCTGACTCCGAGCTGCAGCACCTGTTGATGAGGGAGGTGGGCCGAGAGCTCAGGAAGATGAGCGACGACTTCCACTTCCTGAAGACTGGCGAGAGGCTG ACGACAGTGACAGAATCAGAAAGCGAGGACTCGGACGACGACATATAG